The genomic region CAATTGCCGAACGTCGATGGACGAATCGTGTCGCTCGACGATTTCAAGTCAGCCTAGATCGGGCCTTATTTTGGGCGGCTTGAAGTATGGCTATATTCCACGGATAGGTAATGCATAAATATTACAAATCTCACTCGCCGATTTGTCCGACAAATCTTTAAATCTTATCCTCAATGCGTTCGCGTCACTAACTGCCAGTTCCGTTAAGGCTGCGAATTTATGCTCCAATGCAGCGAGCAATTCGCCGCCACGATTCCTCGCATGCCCCAACGGATACATCACCAGCCCGCTCGACAAATGGCCAAGCTTTTCATGCTTCACCTCCAGCTTCGTTGGAATACCATCCGGATACTTCGCATCATATTCTGTCCCCCCGTGACGGAACTCGATGCGGTTCATGAGTTGCCGTGTCAACGGGTTCACAAGTACCGCGTCGTCATAGTCCGCTGGCAGCAGCATCAATTCTTTCCATCCTGCCACTTTCCGTTCAAACGCCTTTCGCAATAGCGTCGCGATAATATACACCATCGAGTGATCGGCGCTTTGCCGCGTCCGCGGGTTGCGCTTTGCAGGGTCGCCGATGATCGAAAACGCCGGCTCGTAGATCGTGATTCGAACCGACTTTAGTTGTTCCGGGCTTTCGAGTAGCTGCGGGTGTCGCATTAGCAAATCGATCGCCCCCTGAATCGCTCCGGCCGATTGATGCTCGTACAGTCCAAGCTTGAAATGCATCCCCATGACAGCGAAATCGTCGCCGCCGGTCGCCAGTAGCAAATCAAACGGGCTGCGCCCCATTGGCTGCTTCTCGAACAAGCAAAAAATCGCCTCGGGATTGCGGAAAATATCCGTCGGCCCGATGAAGCCTCGCATTGCCCGTTTGGCGCTCAGCACCGCGACTTCCGCACTGATCGCCGCCGACGCCCCCTTCGAATCCGAAAGCTGCTTGCCGTGCCGAATCGCCCGGAATGGAACGTAATGGGCCACGACCATGCCGATTGCCGACTCGATTTGATCGACCGTCGCCCCGCACATCGCTCCATACACCGTCGCCGATGCAATCGCCCCATGAACGACGTGATCGATCTTGTACGACTTCAGGGAAAACACTTCCGCGAGCCGTCCGCGGATTTCGTCGATCGCCAGCATCCCGCGCAGAGCCGCCGCGCCGTCAAGCCCGCGATGCTGAGCCGCGGCAATGGCCACGGGATAAAAATCGTTATGTCCAAACTCTCCGGCCGTATGCCCGCGCGCGGAGTCGTAGCCGAAATTCGTCCCATTCGCGTCCCACTCGCGCACCGCGGAACTGTTGGCAACGACGGCCTTTTCGGGCTTCACTGCAATGTTTGAGCCCAAGCAAAACGCCCCTCGCCCCCTCACCTCCGGCCCGCCTTCCGCGGCTGGGAGACGTGAGAATGGGTATTCGAGAGCTTCGCACCGCAGCACCGTCGGCGCATTGCATCCGAGCGCCAAGGCCGACACACCGCACGCCACGCTATCCAAATGGAACAGCTCCAGCCGCTGCCAAACCTTGGCACTTGGCTCGGCCGCAAACTTTTTCTTGACAAAATCAATCGCGTACTGCGCAATCCCGCGCGCCTGATTAGTGTCCGCGGGCAAGATCACAAATTCGCTCAATTCGCAATTCCTCCTGTTGCCGAATTCGCAAAAACTTAGAGGCGTGGACTTCATTGGAATTGTTGCAAATTCAGCCGCGGTCGAACTTGCTCACGCATTTCCCGGCAGCCGATGCCCCATCTTATCGCGCTTCGTCGCTATGTAGCGAGCGTTGTGCTCATGCACCGGCGGCAGAATGGGCACCTGGTCAATCACTTGCAAATCGAACCCGCCATAAACAAACGCATCGGTCTTTTTCGGATTGTTCGTCAGCAGCCGCACCTTCGACAGTCCCAAATCCTTCAGCAGTTGAATCCCCACGCCATAATCGCGGACATCAGCTTTATAACCGAGCGCCAAGTTCGCCTCGACCGTATCGAGCCCCTGGTCCTGCAATTGATACGCTTTGATCTTCTCGACGAGTCCAATTCCGCGCCCTTCTTGAGGCAGGTAGATGAGCACTCCCGCGCCGGCCTGGCCGATCATCTCGAGCGCCATGTGCAACTGATCGCCGCAATCGCAGCGCAGCGAATCGAGCACATCACCGGTGTAGCACGACGAATGCAGTCGCACCAGCGGCGCAGCGGTTTGGGAAAGATCTCCCATCACCAACACCATCGGTTGCTGCGATTCGTACTTTACGCCGTAAGCGATCAACTTGAACGGCCCATACCGCGTCGGCAGCTCCGCCTCGGCAATTCGATAGACGAGCTTCTCGCGCGCCCGCCGATAGCGAATCAACTCTTCGATCGAAATAATGTGCAATTCATATTTCTTCGCCAGCTCAAACAATTTCTCGCGGCCAGCCCGATCACCATGCTCGTCTAAAATCTCGCACAACACGCCCGCCGGCGACAACTCCGACAGCCGCGCCAGATCGACCGCCGCTTCGGTATGCCCTGCGCGCCGCAGTACGCCTCCTTCTTTCGCGACGAGGCCGCACAAATGTCCTGGCCGCACAAAGTCGCTCGGCTTGCTCGTCGGATCGACAATCGCCTGAATCGTCGTTGCCCGCTCCTGCGCAGTGATGCCAGTCCGCGAAGTCCGATGATCGACCGGCACCGTAAACGCCGTTCCCAACGGTGCCGAGTTCACATCGCACATCTGTGGCAACTTCAGCCTCTCGGCCACATCGGGCAAGATCGGCATGCAAAGTTGCCCCCGCCCTTCGCGAATCATGAAGTTGACCATCTCCGGCGTCACCTTGTCCGCCGCACCAATAAAATCGCCTTCGTTCTCGCGATCTTCGGCATCGACGACAATGACCACTTCGCCCCGCCGAATCGCGGCAACGGCGTCTTCAACCGATGAAAAATGTGCGTTCAAGTGAAGGGCTCCGTGGCCAAAATGTTGGATGCTAGATTCTGGATGCTGAACAGGCGGCATTGGTATCTGGCTGATTGCACCAGGATGCAGGCAATCGTCATCTCTCAAAGGAACGCAAACGTCGTTTGCTGTCGTCCTCCAACTCCACCTATCATTATAGATTGGTTCGCCCAAGCCGCCGAGGTCCACAATCCAGAAACCAGAATCTAGCATCTTTCGTCTACTTTAATTCCCCTGCACGCTACACTTAATCAGCCTCCCGGGCCTCGCCATGCTCCCCAGCGAAGAATACGTCGAACAAGCCTACCTTTTCCGCTCTCTCGGCGAGCGCATGCGCCAGAACATGGCCATGCAAGACTTGCTCAAGTGGATCAAGGAAGAAATTCTCTCGACGACCCGCCTGCCGATGGCGATGGACTTTCTAGCCAGCGAACTCAAGCACAGCGGGGTATTTGCCCCTGCGATGGCCAAGCTCAGCCATTACTTCACGCCGTTCCAAACGTATGTTGTCGCCGAGTCTGAAAATGAGCGCAGTAAATTCGATATCGGCGTGGCCCTGAGGATCCTGGAACGCGAAGCCGGATATCGCGCCAAAGAGGCATCGCCACAAGGTGTGTTTCTCTTTCAGTTTGAATGCCTCAGCCGCAACCGCCTCGGCTATGACCGTGGCCTGGAAGCGATCGCCGGCGATCCGATCTTCGATGACGACTGGCGCGACTGGATCCTCGTCGTCCGCCGCCAGGTCGGCCTGATCGATATCGCCGACATGATCTATGTTCGCAGCGAGCAATACCCGCTCGACCGCCGCCGCCAAGGTCTCGACGCCGAAGCCGACAAGCCCATGCTCTTCGGCGCGAAAGAAGGACGCATCGCGTTGGCCAACCGCCGCAAAGATCCGCTCTTTCTCTTCGCCGCTCTCCACCGTCAACTGGGATATCCTGCCGTCCCCAAGCAAGAACCGATCGACCAAACCCCCGAAATTGTTCCCGCACTGTTACGCCGCGTGGAGCGCCTCGAAACGCGATTGAAGCTAATCGAAGAAGAACAACGCGGCGGAATCGACATCACCAAGTATTATCAGCAGCCGAAATCAGCCGACGAATGACTCGCCGCGATTTCCACTGAATTTGCCCAGCATGTCATTGGGCGCTCGCTTGGGAATCGTCACGGAATTATCAAACTTCCGTCCTCTCGAAATTCAAAAGCCCCCCAAGCGACCTCCCAGATGTGACCGTCGGGATCGGAAAAGTAACCGCCGTAGCCACCCCAAAACGTATCTTGAGCGGGCTTTTCAATGTTGCCTCCGGCGGATTCGGCCTGTTGAAGAACTCGATCGACCTCTTCCCGCTCACGAACATTGTGTGCCAAGGTAATGCCAGCGAACTTCGATCGAGAACAATCCAGATCGTCGCGTATATCTTTGGCCAATTCAGCGATTGGATACAAGGCTAAACATGCGCCGTTCGATTGGAAGAAGACCACTCCTTTGTCGGCATCCCAGGTCGTTGGCCAACCCAGACCGTCGCGATAGAATCGCAGCGACGCTTCGAGGTCGTTGACGCCGAGGGTAATGATGCTGATTCGTGGTTCCATTGCACCTTATCGTTCAATGCGGGGCCGCTACTGGTTCTCGAAACATGAATTGAGCCGCCGCCGGAGCCATTTTCGAGTTGCTGTGGCCGACGTTCGGCACGGTCTCATGCCGCCAAGGAAAGGCGACTTAGGGAATAGGGACAACTGACCATTGGCTACAGAACACAGGCCAAAAGCAAACAAGCTCGCGATTCGAAGTTGCCGCAGAAAGGAGAGCTTTGGTCATGGGTTTGATGTGCATGTGGGGCGATCTTCTTAATTGGGCCGGTGGTTATGAATATCAATGGATAAGTACTGTACTTGCGTATCATAGCGGTGATTTACCGCGAGTCAAGAGGCGGGGAGCATTTTTCGATTTGGCGAAGGGTGAGACGAGGCGTACCCGATCGCGACCTGGATTGCCGCGTGATTCGCGGTTGGCATCGTAGCGTGATTTGCAAATATTTTTTTACGTGGAAATGAAGGAATCGGAAAAGTGCATTTCGCCCGAGCGCCGTGCAGATTTTCGCGGAATTCATTTCCGGTTCATTTCCGGGGGGGTGCGCATAAAACTGGAAAGCGGAAGCGAAATGGATCGGGAATTTACGGGTGTTTTTAAGGTTTGAGGTGTGGCGAGGGTCGATGGAAAATAAGGGGGTGGCTGCTGGATGTTTTTTGCATAGTGCGGGCGTCAAAAGCAACATCATGCAAAAGCGCGGGGCGAATATGAGGGAAGCCGTCGAGTGATAAGCCTTGAGCGAACTGCGACGCGGCCGGGCGGTGGCCGCGGGTTGCCGAGTGCGGAGATTATTTGTCAAAGATCATCGGCCACCGCATGCTGTTCGGCACGGCGGGCCGCGCCAGCGATGGTGCTGGCCTGTCCATGTTATCGCATGTATAGGTTCCTGTCAAGAGGTGTGAGATATAACATTAGGATCAGGGCTGCCGGGCGGGGATCGGACCACGAACGCGCGATAACACGAACGAAAACAGCGGCCGCTTGCCCAGTGGCCCGTGATTTTCCAAGGTCGGCACGCGGGAGGATAATTTCGGCGGTCGATGGATGTCCTGCGTGGCCCCCTGGCTCAAGCTACCCCCACACCATTGCCGCCGCTGTCCGCAAGTCCTGGTCTATCGCGGTACCTCTGTGAACGCTTCGCTAGGTTGGTTGCCCAGCCCAACGCATCACTCGAGGCCGAGGCGACTGGCTAGGTCCTACCTCATACAATTCTTTCATTCGCTACCTTCCTCAGACTTGCGCCGATGCACGCTGACCCCTTTTACCATTTTCTTGTACCACTCCAAGAAAGTCCGCTGCTCCAAAAGGCCAGCCTGTTCGCCGAAGACGAACGCTCCGCCAGCGGCATTGAAGGAAACAAAGGATGCTCCGTAGGCGAAGAGAACCTGCAGCCGCATCGTTCCTTTGTGCGGACAAAGGAACGCGCTCAGTGTTAATAGATGCCACTTGTAGGGGGATGAATTGCAATCACCCCCGCCTCCGGTAAACTGGGTTCGATTGTTCGACCTGTTGAGCGGCACACCAACCGATTGTCCTTTGCCATCCTCAGCCGTCGCTATCTGTGGTGTGGATCGATCGATGGCCCGATTGTCGACGAAGAGTACGCCTAATGTCCAAAACTTGTGCGCGATGCGTTGCAACATGCGTTGTTTCTCTCGCCTTTCTGTCGATGGCCCAATCGCTACGGGCGGATTCGATCGAGGTGGGCAGCGTCTCGGAATTCCTCAGCGCAATCAATAGCGCCGCCGCAGGGGACGAAATCTTGTTGCAGCCCGGGCGATATGCTGGTCGATTCGAATTGATCGGCAATAGTGATCTGACGATTCGCAGTATGGATCCAGCCAATCCGGCGATCATCGATGCCAGCGGTGTCGGGGAAGGTTTCAAGATGAGTCGCGTATCGGGGATCACTCTGCAGGACTTGATCGTGGAGAACGCCTCAGTCAACGGCATCAACATCGACGATGTCGCGGGCGGCATCACAAGCACTTCGACGGACATCCGCATTGAATGCGTACAACTTCGAAAGGGTGCAGGCGATGGTATTAAATTGACGGGCGTGGACCATTTTTTTGTCGATCGGGTCAATGTCGTGGGCTGGGGCGGCGGCGGTACGGCGTTTAACCTGGTCGGTTCGCATCATGGAATTGTGGAACGGTCCTACTTTGAAAATACTACTCCGGGAGGCGGGACCGGTTTTCAAGCCAAGGGTGGTTCCACCGATGTAGTCGTCCGAGCCAATCGATTTGTCAACGCCAACGAGCGCGCTATTCAGATCGGTGGATCGACGGGGTTGCAGTTTTTTCGTCCCCAGCCTCCCGGAGATGTCGAAGCGAGCGGGATTGTGGCCGAAGGGAACGTGATCTTGAATAACGGTAATGCCGGACAAGGAATCCGTTCGGCCGTGAGTTTTATTAACGTGCGGGATGGCGTATTCAGAAACAATGTCGTATATCGGCCAAGTCTATATATCGCTCGCATTCTCAAGGAGAATACGCAACCAGGCTTCGTCAATACTCAGGGCGGTCTGCTGGAGAACAACATCTTCCAGTGGAATGGGGGAGATTTAGCCGAGGCGATCAATGTCGGTGCAAACACACTGCCGGCGACATTTACCTTTGCGGGAAACCAGTGGTATAACGCCACCAATCCAGGAGCGAGCCACCTATCGCTTCCGGCGACTGAAACCAATGGAACCTACGGTGTAGATCCGCACGTTGATTTGCAGGGCATCAATACGTGGTCTTTTTCTTGGGGACAGTGGCTGGTCAACACTTCCAATTTACCGGACACAATTACGCTATCCAACCCGGAGAAATTGTTGTTGGCGGTGCCGGGAATCGGTGCGGATTTTGACGTTGACGCCGCAGCGCCACTAATTGGCAACTGGCAGTTCGAACCACTGAGCAGTGCCGAGTTTGGCGTCGAGCCATTCAGCTTTGCCCTGCTTGTGAATGTCCCCGAACCTGGCGATTCCGATTTGGACGGCGACGTGGACGGAGCCGACTTTGTAATTTGGCAAGCGCATTTTCCAACTCAGGATGGTGCAACCCTGATTGAAGGCGATGCCGACGGCGATGGGGATGTCGATGGAGCGGATTTCGTGATTTGGCAAACTCAATTTCCCTACGCTCCCGGTCCCAGTGCTTTGCCAGTTGCGGAACCGCAATCGCTGATATCAGCGACAATTGCCGGAGTTGGAATTTCAATTCTCGTGCGGCAACGACGATCACGTCAGTTTCTGGTAGGGAGAAGTGGACGTTTGAAGTTCATATATTGCTGCTCAGCCTTCACGTGCGGCGTGCGGATCAACAAATGGTTCAGAACTGATTTCTAGGTCGCCGCTCGTTTTCGAGGGCGGCCGCGCGGCCGGATCGTCGGATCGAGGTTCAGCTTGCGGGCCAATCGCTTCACCCAGGCTTCGTCCTCTGAGGACAGACCGCTGTCCGTCGAACGACGAATCTGCGCCAAAGTCGCTTCCTCCCGTGCGAGATGCACCTTCTCGGCCCATTTGCGCCGGCGAATTATCGGGTAAGGCGAGAGTTCCTCGTACGCGATCGAGCGATCGACCCATTCATCCGCTTCACCGACTCCATGCAGTCGGCAACTGCTCCACGGATACTCCTCCGCCCGGCTGGCGAGCCTGGCCCGCGGCGGATTGGCCTCGATGGCCCGCGGCACCGTCAACGGGCGGTCTTCGTAGCCGAGCGTGAAATCGACCTGCGGCGTCAGGCCGACGAGCGTTTGCGTCAGATAGTTGACGCGGCTGAGGTTGTCGTAATCGTAATCGTAGTCGGCCGAAGCCGGATCGTCGTTGCCGTCGCGGTCGGTGACGGTATCCAGCCGCCCGGCATCGTCGTAGGCGTAGCCGATCGTGCGGGTGATGGTGTTCGGCCCGGTGAACGGATCGGGAGGAGGGTCAAAAAGGGTCAGGATTTACCGACACAAGCAGAAGTTAAAAATAGTTCTGACCCGTTTTCTGCTCCACGCCGTCTTGGTCAAGAAACGACTCCCGTCCCCTTTAGTTAACCCCACCGCAGGCCCGGCCGCCAGCGGCAACGCCTTGCGCCCCAAATGGACATCCAATTCCGTATTCAGCATCCGCTCTAACAGCGACTTCACCATCAGCCGCGTCAAGTCCGTCAAATCCTGGGCCGTTCGCAGCTGATTGGAAAACTCGCCAGCAAACTCTTCCGCCCGCCGCTGTAACGTGGCATCCATGCGTCAGTCTCCGATTTCAGAAAAAGGTAAGGACAACTACCATCTTCTGCTAGCTGACACAAGATTTCTTACAGGGCCTCACCCGACAAAAACTGCAATCCATGGCCAAACGCCCACGAATGCTGCGCGGCCTGTTCTTTCGTTGTTGCGTCGCTGACTTGTTCACCTCATCATGTTGCATTTTTTTCCGAACGGGCCATACCGTTGTAATGGCTGCCAGACTTCTCAAACCCAAGTCTAACCAATCACGCCAATTCAACGAACCCGTTCTTACGCCCCGGTTTTCCTGGCCGATACGCGTATAGGCGATTCCGCGCCCTTTGTGGTATCATCCCCTGCCCATAAGGGTGCCGCACAGCATTCCGGCGTCGACTGTCAATCTTCTGACAGTCGCGGCACCTTAAAGGAGGAGAATATGTTTCGCTATGCTAGAGATTGCCGCCTGTTCCAGCTTTTCCTCGTGGTGCTGTTCGGTGCGGCAACGAGTCCGTCGCTGACTGCCACTGGTGCAGAACGCCCAATGGCCGATTTGCCGACGGCCGAGCAAATCCTCACGATCTATCGCCGAAACAAAGAGCAACTGTCAAACCTGCACCTGCAGCTCGTGCAGCCCTATGAAATGACCGACGTGGAATCTCGCCGAATGAATAAGCAGGCGCAGGAGCACGAGGTTCTGCTCAAGTATCTCACAGATACCAAACCTGAAGAGGTAAGTATCGAAGTGAATGGCAAAAGCATGCGCGGGGCCGAGGCCGTCGCGCTGCTCAAGGCGTCGCTCGGGCAGCGTTCCGGGCGGCATCTGGAAGTGCTGCGGGAAGCGAAGCCGTTCCAAACGCATCACACAATGGAGATTTTCATCGACGGCGAGAACTATCAATATCGCGAGTCAATCGACGACTTTGACACCACAGCAGCGGCCGAAAAGTGGAAGTTTCCCGATCGGCCAATCTCCGCCGATGCCCTCACGACCACTTACGCCGACATCGGCATCTATTCGCGATGCGAATCAGCAAGTCCCGCTGGAAAGTGGTGGCACCGCAGCACGGGCCAGTTCGCTTACATCATGCAGAAAAAACATCTATGCCAGTTGATGAATCTACACCTTCCGCCACTGACCGACATGACGCGACCAGATTGGGGCGAGCACCATCCGTACGACGCCTTCTTTTCTCAATCGGCCGACAAGTATCGAGTCCTTCGCCAGGAAGTCATCGACGGCCGAACGCTGACCGTGGTGGAGGTCATCGCACCGTTGCGAGTGCCAATGCATTATCGAGGTTGGCTAGACCTGGACCGTGGGGCTTGGCCGCTAAAAATGTACCAGCGACAAGTTACCGACGAAGCGACGACCAAGGAGCCGCCAACCGAAGTCTTCGACCGCTGGCCTCCGGGCAATGTCACCACGACCCAGGAAATCTACACGTTGCCAGGTGGCGGCCATTACCCGACAAAGATGGTG from Pirellulales bacterium harbors:
- a CDS encoding right-handed parallel beta-helix repeat-containing protein, whose amino-acid sequence is MAQSLRADSIEVGSVSEFLSAINSAAAGDEILLQPGRYAGRFELIGNSDLTIRSMDPANPAIIDASGVGEGFKMSRVSGITLQDLIVENASVNGINIDDVAGGITSTSTDIRIECVQLRKGAGDGIKLTGVDHFFVDRVNVVGWGGGGTAFNLVGSHHGIVERSYFENTTPGGGTGFQAKGGSTDVVVRANRFVNANERAIQIGGSTGLQFFRPQPPGDVEASGIVAEGNVILNNGNAGQGIRSAVSFINVRDGVFRNNVVYRPSLYIARILKENTQPGFVNTQGGLLENNIFQWNGGDLAEAINVGANTLPATFTFAGNQWYNATNPGASHLSLPATETNGTYGVDPHVDLQGINTWSFSWGQWLVNTSNLPDTITLSNPEKLLLAVPGIGADFDVDAAAPLIGNWQFEPLSSAEFGVEPFSFALLVNVPEPGDSDLDGDVDGADFVIWQAHFPTQDGATLIEGDADGDGDVDGADFVIWQTQFPYAPGPSALPVAEPQSLISATIAGVGISILVRQRRSRQFLVGRSGRLKFIYCCSAFTCGVRINKWFRTDF
- a CDS encoding VOC family protein, whose product is MEPRISIITLGVNDLEASLRFYRDGLGWPTTWDADKGVVFFQSNGACLALYPIAELAKDIRDDLDCSRSKFAGITLAHNVREREEVDRVLQQAESAGGNIEKPAQDTFWGGYGGYFSDPDGHIWEVAWGAFEFREDGSLIIP
- a CDS encoding MmgE/PrpD family protein, which produces MSEFVILPADTNQARGIAQYAIDFVKKKFAAEPSAKVWQRLELFHLDSVACGVSALALGCNAPTVLRCEALEYPFSRLPAAEGGPEVRGRGAFCLGSNIAVKPEKAVVANSSAVREWDANGTNFGYDSARGHTAGEFGHNDFYPVAIAAAQHRGLDGAAALRGMLAIDEIRGRLAEVFSLKSYKIDHVVHGAIASATVYGAMCGATVDQIESAIGMVVAHYVPFRAIRHGKQLSDSKGASAAISAEVAVLSAKRAMRGFIGPTDIFRNPEAIFCLFEKQPMGRSPFDLLLATGGDDFAVMGMHFKLGLYEHQSAGAIQGAIDLLMRHPQLLESPEQLKSVRITIYEPAFSIIGDPAKRNPRTRQSADHSMVYIIATLLRKAFERKVAGWKELMLLPADYDDAVLVNPLTRQLMNRIEFRHGGTEYDAKYPDGIPTKLEVKHEKLGHLSSGLVMYPLGHARNRGGELLAALEHKFAALTELAVSDANALRIRFKDLSDKSASEICNIYALPIRGI
- the ribB gene encoding 3,4-dihydroxy-2-butanone-4-phosphate synthase, producing MPPVQHPESSIQHFGHGALHLNAHFSSVEDAVAAIRRGEVVIVVDAEDRENEGDFIGAADKVTPEMVNFMIREGRGQLCMPILPDVAERLKLPQMCDVNSAPLGTAFTVPVDHRTSRTGITAQERATTIQAIVDPTSKPSDFVRPGHLCGLVAKEGGVLRRAGHTEAAVDLARLSELSPAGVLCEILDEHGDRAGREKLFELAKKYELHIISIEELIRYRRAREKLVYRIAEAELPTRYGPFKLIAYGVKYESQQPMVLVMGDLSQTAAPLVRLHSSCYTGDVLDSLRCDCGDQLHMALEMIGQAGAGVLIYLPQEGRGIGLVEKIKAYQLQDQGLDTVEANLALGYKADVRDYGVGIQLLKDLGLSKVRLLTNNPKKTDAFVYGGFDLQVIDQVPILPPVHEHNARYIATKRDKMGHRLPGNA